CTTTGCTGATTTTTGTTGTCACTGTGGTCAGAAACGCTTATTTTGCTGTTGCAGAGCCAACTTTGGTCTCTGATAACTCTGTGCATGATAATGTAATCGCATCTTTGGAGGAGGATACTGTTCAAGCAGAGGAATCTAGCCATCCTTTGGACAATGGAAATATTTCTACCGTTGATGAAGAAGCTGTATCAATTCATTCAGTCGGTACAACTCAAAGTGATGGTAACCCAGTTTCAGCTGGTACAGAACAAAGTGATGCTCTCCCAGTTTCTGATGTGGTTGCTTCTACTGTCCAGGAGGATGCTCCAAAGAAGTCTTATGCATCAGTAGTGAGTTCACTAACATGTTTCATATAAATGTCATTGCCATTTATGAATGGTATTAATCTCTTATATTGTTATTGCTCAGGCAAATgcattgaattataaaaagcAGCCATTCCAACAAAGAGTTTTACCTGCCAAACCTGTCAAACAGTTCCAGGCACCTGTAGTTGCAACTGTGGCACCTGAAGTTTTGCCTCCTCCAGctaacaataaatttttggATAAGAACAACAGTCAaggtttcttatttttattttgttgcatATTTCTGAGTTTATGCCTTGTTGGCATAGCCTTGCCATACTTTTTGCtgaaatatttgtcaatttataCGTTGCAGTTAAGGGTTACTCCATATTTGTTGCCAATTTGCCGATGAATGCAACTGTTGAACAGTTGAAAGAGACCTTTGAGAAATTTGGGCCCATCAAACCTAATGGAGTTCAAGTCAGAAGCTATAAGGTGTGTATCTGATTTAATCGTGTATGGGCTTCTTTTCAACTGTTTGTATTTTTGGTTTagatttatatgtttatatggaACTCCCTGCAACAGCAAGAAAAGAACTGTTTTGGATTTGTGGAATTCGAGTCTGCAAACTCTATGCAGAGTGCCCTTGAGGTATAGttacttttccttattatttGCAGAGCTTATacctatattttcttttctccggTTACAAACCTGGTCTTTCCGTCATCGATATTTTTCTCTTGTCCTCCCTCATGGTATGTTTATATGGGTGTTGTTACTTTTTTTTCCATGCATAAGGTCAGATGTTAATTTTTTCCCCAACTATGTGCAAGTGATCGCTGCAGTTTGAGTGCTAAATGAGTAATTGAAGATGACAGTTCATTTGCTAGTCACATGACCTGTATTGTCTGTAAAACTTGAGAAAACCCAAATTGTTTtgttctatttcttttataaaaaatatatgcttagaaagaaagaaagaaacagatGTGGACTTGTTTTGAGATGTTGGCTCAATATTTTATAGTAGAGAGCTTTATTCAATTTGTTCCCTTTGTGGGCGTGGTTCAGGTTTCATCTATTGAGATTGGTGGCCGGCAAGCTCATatagaggaaaagaaaggcAAGTCAaacatttttctccttttcctctctctctctccctttcAGACACATATACATTAACCTGCCCCCGCACACACAAACGCAAAGTTGCATCTAAATCGAAATAAAGTTTTGTTACATTAAGACCCAAAAAGGTTTTTTGAAGCtcgttttaatttttacatctCCTGAGTTGACATAAGCCTTACCTTATGTAGCCAATACGGAGGGCAGCAAACCCCCACCTAGAAAGACTGGTTCCCGAGGAGACAATTATAGGAATCGGGGAAACAGTGGAGGACGTGGCTATGGGAGAAACGAGTTTGATAATCAGGATGGATTATCAGGTCAATCTCGTGGTACTTCCAGACGCAATGGAGAAGGTAACCAGAAAGTTTATCAGAATGGAGGAGGCAGAGCTCCTCGGCAAGGACCAGGACAAGGCGAAGGTCAAGCCCAAGCTGAAGGTGGGAAAAACTAGACTGCTGCTTTCTCCTGGAATTttgtttccttcttttctttctttctttttttgtttgaattcaAGTTTAGATAGAATAATATTTAGGTAACAGATTGCggctttttttaaaaaaaatttcattttcagtTTAATTGATagagttatttttaaaagactTGCACTGTCAAGCATAagaaacatatttatttttatcaggATTTTTTGGGGTACTTCTGGTTTAAATTCTGATTTATCCACAAATGCACACCCTCCACTCTGCACTCGAAAATATAGGTTGGGCGTTTGTATTCTAGATAGATGGTCTTCTTTGTTGCTGACAGctgatattattatagtaataacTAGACGTTTGTGctgttattttgatatatatatataacatttaactaatattaaaCTGAATATGTATAATAACAACTCAGTGaaagatataatttataataatatcataaaattataaattatgttattttactgattaatatgttaaattattttcatctaaattaatattagaaatataactaatGTCTAATTAAaggattatattatttatataaaatactgatttaattttctgtgaatacatatattaatttttaattattcacattagttaaaattataagtgAGTTTTTTGTTGAGAGTATATAAGTGAACAAAATcacagaaaataatatatatatagttttaacTTGCTCCTTGTGATAATTTGAATATATCTATACATACAGTCTTAGTTAGTTTATATAGAATTTCTCTtgagatattttattaaatcacACCATATGGAATAGTAGTAAAAAAAACACGTATAATGTGAATGTGGTTTGTATAAGAGTTTattgtcatattaaatatttattgaaataagataataactaaatatgataaaaatattagtttatgcaaattaaattatgatattattgGTAATTTATCGTACGTTTGAtgtatctttttatttaagtatttagtagcaatatataattagctaaataatgtctttttttttttagattaaaaaattgtaTCCATCAGGAAATAGACATTTATTCAGAAATAAGAATCgtactaatttttaaattttattcataatatCTATAGAAGAAAATACCAAGCAAGTCTTTCGATCTCTTTTATCTTGtattcaatattcaacaaaGAAACAGAActgaaatgaaaagaatttagaggaaaaaagaaaaagagtcaATAATGTGGATGatgattattaaaatagcAAAAGGAGAGTGTCTGCCACCTAAGGCAAAAGGCAGAAATCCTTTTGCCGTATTCAAAAGCATAGTCTGACATGACTCTGGTTGTCCTTTTGGCCTTTTAATCTAAACAAACACGTGGCGAATCCAGATGTGTCGGAGATTCCTTTTCCCCAACCCACAACCCTGACGTGGGAAATAAAATTACGGTATCCATGGACTCTATCCGTCCCATGTACTCTTACAAAACTTGAAAACTTAAAAAGCTTTTGTTATTGGCCCATTATAAGAAAACCCCTTTGCTGCATCCCTGTCTGACTAATAATTATGACTGTcgccaaaattaaaaaagtgcCATGATTATCCATACAGGTGGCTTTCCTTCGAAACATTTCTAATCAGTTATGCTTATcgaatattaattatctacATCAAAATAGTgctcattaaaaatattggtGGACCGACTTTTTCCATGAGAAATATAAACAAGAATAATTAGTTGTTGTTAAGTAATAACACTTCTGTGCCCTTTCTACGTAGtcaatttagatttatttttatttttaggataaTGTAATAAAAGCATAGAGACTAAAGCAAACCTAACCTAGCCTAAAAAGAACAAACCAATGAGATTTTGCCAAATGTACTCGGAAAAGTAATACTTGAAGAACACGTGCTGAATCCATATGTACAATATAGTAGTCTCTCagattatcaaataaatatttctcaatttttatcaataaaaatcttttaaatgttaaatgAAACTGACCCGACTCCCTCAAGAATTCGatcttattattaaatctCTAATTTGTCTTTCAAATATTATCAACTGACcattgttttaatttaatatgtagtaatttaatttcaaagtctaggctataaaaagaaaataataataataataagaaaaagaaaggagagcaTGTCCGTCTGTCAAAACTGCACAAAAAAGAAACTCTACGAACGTCATCAAAATGACCAAAAGAGACATCGAAAGGTCAATTTCGACTGATTGGCAATCCCATATTCCCATAATGCGATTACCAGTGGTCGCCCTCACCCACTTCGCCACGTGTACTTCTCTACACATTTTCAAGACGTGGCACTTGCATCCGCACCAGTCCCTTCGTTCCTTACACCTActtgtttttcaaatttttcctttttttttatcaaatgaatttctcgttttctctttaaaaagTGCAAGTTGGTCTTTGTGGACCCCACTCTTATGGGTCTTGTCTGGACCACGTGCGTCACGCCATTTTCCTCGCCGATTTTGATTACTCTCTCCTTGTTGACTAACCCTTTCTCCCAATTCGCAGAAAATAACAACGAAAAATacataactaaataaatactaataaaataacagaaattttctccattttaaaaaaataacataaaatataaatataataatattagaaaataaaaataaattgctttttattttcctcccattcagataaaaaaataattttttattatttatactcTTTCCTCCTCGAGAGAAATCTCCAAAcataagaataatttattcttttttttttttttgatccTCCGcaagttttataaaatgacGTAACTTTCACACTTGTATATAAAAGGCCAATttcattttaagaatttaagcttaattacttatttaaacttaatctttggattttttattttattttattttattttttctaacatttaattcaacttataaattaaaatttattctcaaatttaagatttaagcactacaaataataatttttatatatatgaatcaaatataatttgacataattaaaaatataattaaaatgattaagcataaaattatttatctttagaCTAAATGGAATGCATCAAAtaatagttttttcttttctcttcatcTCCGTTGTTTAAAACTAAAAgttttacttatttaaaaaattagataaaacttaaaaaggttaagatttaaaatttaaataattaaacttttatcttttagataaatatgtaaaactttatttaattgcATATTATGCGTTTTTTTAGAAGataaatgatatttaatttttataatttagaaatcAAATAAACTTAATGAATATTGAGCGATAATACCGATTTactatgaaaatattaaaattttcttgtaattattattgtaaAGGGTTTATCAAAtgtctaataatattttattatacaattcAAGACccgttaattatttataaataataaaaaaaacaataattgaTATCATTCAAATCTCCTGGGAATGAAgacaattattataaaataggcAGAATGCatttataagttttattttagtaaattttttaatttttattgattaatttagttatttttattgaaaatttaataattaaaataaaaatagaaatgtaaaagtttaataaaataaaggagtttcttaataaaatatgtgtatattatttaaataaaaataaaaatttattaattgaataaaataaaaattgaaaagttaaaaaacTGAACGATTTAAAAGTCCACAGGTTCAGTGGCTGagttagaaagaaaggaaaaagaaaaggagaaaagtgGAATTACGAGTGGAAGAAGCAGTACCAATCAAATGTGTTGTGTTTGTAGATATGCTGCAATTACTTGTAACCCGATTGACATCTAATTTAAGGAGACAAAGATAAAGAAACCAATCCTGTTAAAACACAAAGTTACTAACCAAAGTCCACGTCGTATCATCGCCGAATTAATAATGTAAAACCCCACGTGTCCGATTCTCAGGCGCCGAAACTGAACGACACCTGGCCACCTTTCgttgttttacttttctttttcttttgacacgCGTCCACTCGGAAGACGCAACTTGTCGTTCCTAACACAGACTCCAAAAGGACAAAACCAGaatacaaattatttttatctattttatttgaataaaaatattaggaaAATAGAAAAGGTTTTGTGTCAGTCGTACCCACGTGTCGTTCTGCCGCCTCTCATGATCGCCACTTGGCTCTCTCTCATGTTCTTCTCTTGTCTAACGTGAAGGGTATTTTCGTCTCTcgataaatattattattcttttgtttttgggtTTGTTCTTCTCTCTGTAAACCAAACCAAACCAATCCTCcgttcttcttcttttttctcttctttctggttttctttctctctctgaTAGATAATCCAGACGTATTACTTCATTTTCTTCCTTCCTCATgattttctctattttctttatttttctgcaacaaacgattttttttttttttgagttcCTCTTTGTGCAAAATTCAatcacattaataaaattatttctgtGTTTAAGATTAAATAGCAACAAAAGGTATTAGTAAAAAC
The Ricinus communis isolate WT05 ecotype wild-type chromosome 1, ASM1957865v1, whole genome shotgun sequence DNA segment above includes these coding regions:
- the LOC8289180 gene encoding nuclear transport factor 2 — encoded protein: MATQAEESTSTPRPPAQVVGNAFVEQYYNMLSKSPENVHKFYQNSSVISRPDSDGLMSSVSTLDGIDKMILSVDYKNYVVEILTTDAQESFGDGVIVLVTGFFTGKDNIRRKFAQVFFLEPQGHSYYVLNDVLRYVGEEEVASININDGDDTTPTAPETPDSEPTLVSDNSVHDNVIASLEEDTVQAEESSHPLDNGNISTVDEEAVSIHSVGTTQSDGNPVSAGTEQSDALPVSDVVASTVQEDAPKKSYASVANALNYKKQPFQQRVLPAKPVKQFQAPVVATVAPEVLPPPANNKFLDKNNSQVKGYSIFVANLPMNATVEQLKETFEKFGPIKPNGVQVRSYKQEKNCFGFVEFESANSMQSALEVSSIEIGGRQAHIEEKKANTEGSKPPPRKTGSRGDNYRNRGNSGGRGYGRNEFDNQDGLSGQSRGTSRRNGEGNQKVYQNGGGRAPRQGPGQGEGQAQAEGGKN